One genomic region from Haloprofundus salinisoli encodes:
- a CDS encoding aldo/keto reductase, which translates to MEYRQLGSTGTRVSALCYGTWRFGRKTDGTNETERDEAHDLLDAFAERGGNFIDTANVYGDPNGTSEEWIGDWLAERDREDYVLASKVYFPFDEDNPNGRGLSRTHIRNQIEGTLDRLGTDYLDLYYIHRWDENTPIEETMQALNGLVEEGKVNYLGASTMAAWQLTKALWKSDAHDYARFDVTQPLFHAGYYEDVKEYLDVCADQGLAVCPYSPLAGGFLTGKYERADEDDPQAVKGPDGSRANIDERFGNYYVSERGWKVLDAIESVAGEVDASPAQVALRWLMQIEQFTCVPIVGARTEEQLEENMGAVEVSLTDEQHDRILNARYDESGGIWGH; encoded by the coding sequence ATGGAGTACCGACAACTCGGGTCGACGGGGACGCGCGTCTCCGCGCTCTGTTACGGCACGTGGCGCTTCGGACGCAAGACCGACGGGACGAACGAAACGGAGCGCGACGAGGCCCACGACCTTCTCGACGCGTTCGCCGAGCGCGGCGGGAACTTCATCGATACGGCGAACGTCTACGGCGACCCCAACGGGACGAGCGAGGAGTGGATCGGCGACTGGCTCGCCGAGCGCGACCGCGAGGACTACGTGCTCGCCTCGAAGGTGTACTTCCCCTTCGACGAGGACAACCCGAATGGGAGAGGCCTGTCGCGGACGCACATCCGCAACCAGATAGAAGGCACGTTGGACCGGTTGGGAACCGACTATCTCGACCTCTACTACATCCACCGCTGGGACGAGAACACCCCCATCGAAGAGACGATGCAAGCCCTCAACGGGCTCGTCGAAGAGGGGAAAGTGAACTACCTCGGCGCGTCGACGATGGCGGCGTGGCAGCTGACCAAGGCGCTGTGGAAGTCCGACGCCCACGACTACGCGCGTTTCGACGTCACCCAGCCGCTGTTTCACGCGGGCTACTACGAGGACGTGAAAGAGTACCTCGACGTGTGCGCCGACCAAGGCCTCGCGGTCTGTCCGTACTCGCCGCTGGCGGGCGGCTTTCTCACCGGGAAGTACGAACGCGCCGACGAGGACGACCCGCAGGCCGTGAAAGGGCCCGACGGGTCGCGCGCGAACATCGACGAGCGCTTCGGCAACTACTACGTCTCCGAGCGCGGGTGGAAGGTGCTCGACGCCATCGAGTCGGTCGCCGGCGAAGTCGACGCCTCGCCCGCGCAGGTCGCGCTCCGGTGGCTAATGCAGATAGAGCAGTTCACCTGCGTCCCAATCGTCGGCGCTCGGACCGAAGAGCAGTTAGAAGAGAACATGGGGGCTGTCGAGGTGAGCCTCACCGACGAGCAACACGACCGAATTCTGAACGCGCGCTACGACGAGAGCGGCGGTATCTGGGGGCACTGA
- a CDS encoding DUF7546 family protein encodes MSTLARSLPRPSHDTLLYAGILFNVELAALLAYGLLTPGTLTPARYTIYGLLWINAGVLAVTKTSVAPAPTRTKRRAAVVAVAYFAALVVAGGLVTLAAPHGGAGFRIGWLPPGWGPALIYGGETLNVVLMPGRVVGYVALAYLVYATVVDAAGAAVSGILGLLSCVSCSWPILASLATAVLGSGSALAASATALSYDLSTVVFLATVALLYWRPFGR; translated from the coding sequence ATGAGTACTCTCGCTCGTTCACTCCCCCGACCCTCGCACGACACGCTCCTCTACGCCGGCATCCTGTTCAACGTCGAACTCGCCGCGCTCCTCGCGTACGGGCTGTTGACGCCCGGCACGTTGACCCCCGCTCGGTACACGATATACGGGTTGCTCTGGATAAACGCGGGCGTCCTCGCGGTGACGAAGACGTCCGTCGCGCCCGCACCGACTCGGACGAAGCGCCGTGCGGCCGTCGTCGCCGTCGCCTACTTCGCGGCGCTGGTCGTCGCCGGCGGTCTCGTGACGCTCGCAGCGCCGCACGGCGGCGCGGGCTTCCGAATCGGCTGGCTCCCGCCGGGGTGGGGACCGGCGCTCATCTACGGCGGCGAGACGCTCAACGTAGTTCTGATGCCCGGCCGCGTCGTCGGCTACGTCGCGCTGGCGTACCTCGTCTACGCGACGGTCGTCGACGCCGCGGGCGCGGCCGTCTCGGGCATCTTGGGCCTGCTCTCCTGCGTCTCCTGCTCGTGGCCGATTCTCGCTTCGCTGGCGACGGCGGTTTTGGGTAGCGGGTCGGCGCTGGCCGCGTCGGCGACGGCGCTGTCGTACGACCTCTCGACGGTCGTGTTTCTCGCCACCGTCGCGTTGCTGTACTGGCGACCGTTCGGCCGCTGA
- a CDS encoding aldo/keto reductase: MEYRQLGSTGTRVSSLCYGTWRFGMKSSGEYETDRDEAHDLLDAYEAGGGNFIDTANVYGDPNGTSEEWIGDWLAERDREDYVLASKVYFPFDSENPNGRGLSRTHIRNQIEGTLDRLGTDYLDLYYIHRWDENTPIEETMQTLNGLVEEGKVNYLGASTMAAWQLTKALWKSDVNGYARFDVTQPMFHAAQTEVDDYLDVCADQDIAVCPYSPLAGGFLTGKYERDDDGNAVGPDGSRANLVDYFQDAYVSGRGWEVLDAIESVADEVDATPAQVALRWLVDQREFTCIPIVGARTVDQMEENLGAVEVDLSDDQYDRIADARTGGES, encoded by the coding sequence ATGGAGTACCGACAGCTCGGGTCGACGGGAACGCGCGTCTCGTCTCTCTGTTACGGCACGTGGCGATTCGGCATGAAGAGCAGCGGCGAGTACGAGACCGACCGCGACGAGGCCCACGACCTTCTCGACGCCTACGAGGCCGGCGGCGGGAACTTCATCGATACGGCGAACGTCTACGGCGACCCCAACGGGACGAGCGAGGAGTGGATCGGCGACTGGCTCGCCGAACGCGACCGCGAGGACTACGTGCTCGCCTCGAAGGTGTACTTCCCCTTCGACAGCGAGAATCCCAACGGCCGGGGCTTGTCGCGGACGCACATCCGCAACCAGATAGAAGGCACGTTGGACCGGTTGGGAACCGACTATCTCGACCTCTACTACATCCACCGCTGGGACGAGAACACCCCCATCGAGGAGACGATGCAGACGCTCAACGGTCTCGTCGAGGAGGGCAAGGTGAACTACCTCGGCGCGTCGACGATGGCGGCGTGGCAGTTGACGAAAGCGCTGTGGAAATCCGATGTCAACGGTTACGCGCGCTTCGACGTGACGCAACCGATGTTCCACGCGGCGCAGACCGAAGTCGACGACTACCTCGACGTCTGCGCCGACCAGGACATCGCGGTCTGTCCGTACTCGCCGCTGGCGGGCGGCTTTCTCACCGGCAAGTACGAGCGCGACGACGACGGAAACGCCGTCGGCCCCGACGGGTCGCGCGCGAACCTCGTCGACTACTTCCAGGACGCCTACGTCTCCGGGCGCGGGTGGGAGGTGCTCGACGCCATCGAGTCGGTCGCCGACGAGGTGGACGCGACGCCCGCGCAGGTCGCGCTCCGGTGGCTCGTCGACCAGCGCGAGTTCACCTGCATCCCCATCGTCGGCGCGCGCACCGTCGACCAGATGGAAGAGAACCTCGGTGCCGTCGAGGTGGACCTCTCCGACGACCAGTACGACCGCATCGCCGACGCCCGGACCGGCGGCGAGTCGTAA
- a CDS encoding heme o synthase yields MESTDTPDRFPALLAATAMGVYLLLAVGATTTLTDAATACAAWPACGDGLSLPSSAMGYVALGHRLVALVVGVLAVATGVLAWRRGESTRIKAALGLSLLLYPVQAAIGAFVATNGTTATLSALHLVVGMTIFGGLVAALAWTLEATTGDPDDRPDRRPERDLPPAGDRRPEIPESTFARAKATANAYFRLMKPRLMWLLCLVAGAAMALAGGPGLNPITVAATLGGGALSIGASGTFNHVLERDIDRRMNRTNDRPLVTDLVPVRNAVAWGVFLSVVSLALFASVNLLAAALGLAAILFYSVVYTLVLKPNTVQNTVIGGAAGALPALIGWVAVTGEIGLGGLVLAGVIFLWTPAHFYNLALAYKDDYERGGFPMMPVVRGETVTRKHILWYLGATLVAAAALAAADTLGWLYVLTGVVFGGAFLWMVVRLHYEQSESAAFRAFHASNAYLGALLLAVVVDAMAV; encoded by the coding sequence GTGGAATCGACAGACACTCCCGACCGGTTCCCGGCCCTCCTCGCCGCCACCGCGATGGGCGTCTATCTCCTCCTCGCCGTCGGCGCGACGACGACGCTCACCGACGCGGCGACGGCGTGCGCCGCGTGGCCCGCCTGCGGCGACGGCCTCTCCTTGCCGTCGTCGGCGATGGGCTACGTCGCCCTCGGTCATCGCCTCGTCGCGCTCGTCGTCGGCGTGCTCGCCGTCGCCACCGGCGTTCTCGCGTGGCGGCGCGGCGAGTCGACGCGCATCAAAGCGGCGCTCGGACTCTCGTTGCTCCTGTACCCCGTTCAGGCGGCTATCGGCGCGTTCGTCGCCACGAACGGCACGACGGCGACGCTATCGGCGCTGCACCTCGTCGTCGGCATGACCATCTTCGGCGGGCTGGTCGCCGCCCTCGCGTGGACGCTCGAAGCGACGACCGGCGACCCCGACGACCGACCCGACCGGCGGCCCGAGCGGGACCTCCCGCCCGCCGGCGACCGGCGGCCCGAGATACCCGAGTCGACGTTCGCCCGCGCGAAGGCGACGGCGAACGCCTACTTCCGACTGATGAAGCCGCGGCTGATGTGGCTGCTCTGTCTCGTCGCCGGTGCCGCGATGGCGCTGGCGGGCGGTCCCGGCCTCAACCCGATAACCGTCGCCGCGACGCTCGGCGGCGGCGCGCTCTCTATCGGCGCTTCCGGGACGTTCAACCACGTGCTCGAACGCGATATCGACCGCCGGATGAACCGCACGAACGACCGGCCGCTCGTGACCGACCTCGTCCCGGTCCGCAACGCCGTGGCGTGGGGCGTGTTCCTCTCTGTCGTCTCGCTGGCGCTGTTCGCGTCGGTGAACCTCCTGGCGGCGGCGCTCGGCCTCGCGGCCATCCTCTTCTACAGCGTCGTCTACACGCTCGTCCTCAAGCCGAACACGGTGCAGAACACCGTCATCGGCGGCGCGGCGGGAGCGCTCCCGGCGCTCATCGGGTGGGTCGCCGTCACCGGCGAGATCGGCCTCGGCGGACTCGTCCTCGCCGGCGTCATCTTCCTGTGGACACCAGCACACTTCTACAACCTCGCGCTGGCATACAAGGACGACTACGAGCGCGGCGGCTTCCCGATGATGCCCGTCGTTCGCGGCGAGACCGTCACTCGAAAACACATCCTCTGGTACCTCGGCGCGACGCTCGTCGCCGCCGCGGCGCTCGCGGCGGCGGACACGCTCGGGTGGCTCTACGTCCTCACCGGCGTCGTCTTCGGCGGCGCGTTCCTCTGGATGGTCGTCCGCCTCCACTACGAACAGTCGGAGTCGGCGGCGTTCCGAGCGTTCCACGCCTCGAACGCCTACCTCGGCGCGCTGCTCCTGGCCGTCGTCGTCGACGCGATGGCTGTCTGA
- the cysS gene encoding cysteine--tRNA ligase translates to MTLSVTNTLTGEREEFEPGDPDDVLLYVCGLTVSDDAHLGHARVWTHSDVMHRWLAHEGYGVRHVENFTDVNEKIAARAGEEGLGDTEEEVAEQFMASVIEDMRGLNLLRAEVYPRVSEHVPEIVDLIGTLVERGYAYESNGSVYFDVTEFPDYGKLSNQDIEEMEAQGEAEERSEKRHSADFALWKADGVSDAAIAEHRKDDRPVDESTDHGETWDSPWGEGRPGWHIECSAMSMTHLGETLDIHVGGHDLVFPHHENEIAQSEAATGEKFVRYWLHTGLLETKGEKMSSSLGNFFTVSGALDEFGVDVVRTFYLSTGYGSKQTFSEDAMAEAGERWERLERAYETASDRLDSTDARTKVDDDSLRTTVAETREEFARAMNDDFNVREAMAALLELAAGVNRHVENYDEYDYRGLREAVETFEELGGDVFGLTFGDEAGGDVSLADDLIELVLDLRESEREAGNYERADDLRDRLKAIGVEVQDGDDGPTFRY, encoded by the coding sequence AGGAGTTCGAGCCGGGCGATCCCGACGACGTGCTGCTGTACGTCTGCGGGCTGACGGTTTCGGACGACGCCCACCTCGGCCACGCCCGGGTGTGGACCCACTCGGACGTGATGCACCGCTGGCTGGCCCACGAGGGCTACGGCGTCCGTCACGTCGAGAACTTCACCGACGTGAACGAGAAGATAGCCGCCCGTGCCGGCGAGGAAGGCCTCGGCGACACGGAGGAGGAAGTCGCCGAGCAGTTCATGGCCTCGGTCATCGAGGACATGCGCGGGCTGAACCTCCTGCGCGCGGAGGTCTATCCCCGAGTATCGGAGCACGTCCCCGAAATCGTCGACCTCATCGGGACGCTCGTCGAGAGGGGCTACGCCTACGAGTCCAACGGCTCGGTGTACTTCGACGTGACCGAGTTCCCCGACTACGGGAAGCTCTCGAACCAGGATATCGAGGAGATGGAGGCGCAGGGCGAGGCCGAGGAGCGAAGCGAGAAGCGCCACTCCGCCGACTTCGCGCTCTGGAAGGCCGACGGCGTCAGCGACGCCGCCATCGCCGAACACCGCAAGGACGACCGGCCCGTCGACGAGTCGACCGACCACGGCGAGACGTGGGACTCGCCGTGGGGCGAAGGGCGACCCGGCTGGCACATCGAGTGCTCGGCGATGTCGATGACGCACCTCGGCGAGACCTTGGACATCCACGTCGGCGGCCACGACCTCGTGTTCCCGCACCACGAGAACGAGATCGCCCAGAGCGAGGCCGCGACAGGGGAGAAGTTCGTCCGCTACTGGCTCCACACGGGCTTGCTGGAGACCAAGGGCGAGAAGATGAGTTCGAGCCTCGGCAACTTCTTCACCGTCTCCGGAGCGCTCGACGAGTTCGGCGTCGACGTCGTCCGGACGTTCTACCTCTCGACGGGCTACGGCTCGAAGCAGACGTTCAGCGAGGACGCGATGGCCGAAGCCGGCGAACGGTGGGAACGCCTCGAACGCGCCTACGAGACAGCCAGCGACCGCCTCGACTCGACCGACGCGCGGACGAAAGTCGATGACGACAGTCTGCGAACGACGGTTGCCGAGACGCGCGAGGAGTTCGCACGGGCAATGAACGATGACTTCAACGTCCGCGAGGCGATGGCCGCCCTCTTGGAACTCGCAGCGGGCGTCAATCGCCACGTCGAGAACTACGACGAGTACGATTACCGGGGTCTCCGCGAGGCCGTCGAAACGTTCGAAGAGCTCGGCGGCGACGTGTTCGGCCTCACCTTCGGCGACGAAGCGGGCGGCGACGTGAGCCTCGCCGACGACCTAATCGAACTCGTTCTCGACCTCCGGGAGTCCGAGCGCGAGGCGGGCAACTACGAGCGCGCCGACGACCTCCGCGACCGACTGAAGGCCATCGGCGTCGAGGTGCAGGACGGCGACGACGGGCCGACGTTCCGGTACTGA
- the coxB gene encoding cytochrome c oxidase subunit II, whose amino-acid sequence MKRTRIALVSLFSAVALALVAAPAAAQPSTTAGLINELNGKLLYLGIPITLLVEVILIYTVIKFRNNDDPKPTKENRRLEITWTVATAIILLFVGVASYGVLANPDVTYAEQPGSQAPGEGDSVLVHAEAFQWGWEFTYPEENVTISGSEPVKVPVDQDVYFEVTSRDVIHAFHVPAMGLKMDAFPEQNQTVKTVPTETGMYQGYCAEFCGVAHSQMYFEVEVVSQEEYDQWIQEQSSGGNSGGSGNDSGNASNASVVGAPAELIAAEN is encoded by the coding sequence ATGAAGCGTACGCGCATCGCACTCGTCTCGCTGTTCTCCGCAGTGGCGCTGGCGCTCGTCGCTGCTCCGGCGGCGGCACAGCCCTCGACGACTGCGGGGCTCATCAACGAGCTCAACGGGAAACTGCTGTATCTGGGGATTCCGATCACGCTTCTGGTCGAAGTCATCCTCATCTACACAGTCATCAAGTTCCGCAACAACGACGACCCGAAACCGACCAAAGAGAACCGTCGGCTCGAGATCACGTGGACCGTCGCGACGGCCATCATCCTGCTGTTCGTCGGCGTCGCCTCCTACGGCGTGCTTGCGAACCCCGACGTTACGTACGCCGAACAACCCGGTTCGCAGGCACCCGGCGAGGGAGACAGCGTGCTCGTCCACGCCGAGGCGTTCCAGTGGGGCTGGGAGTTCACCTACCCCGAGGAGAACGTCACCATCTCCGGGAGTGAACCGGTGAAAGTACCGGTCGACCAGGACGTCTACTTCGAGGTCACCTCCAGAGACGTGATACACGCGTTCCACGTCCCCGCGATGGGCCTGAAGATGGACGCGTTCCCCGAACAGAACCAGACCGTCAAGACGGTCCCGACCGAGACGGGGATGTATCAGGGCTACTGCGCTGAGTTCTGTGGCGTCGCCCACTCGCAGATGTACTTCGAGGTCGAAGTCGTCTCCCAAGAGGAGTACGACCAGTGGATACAGGAGCAGTCCTCCGGCGGCAATTCGGGCGGCTCCGGCAACGACTCCGGTAACGCCTCGAACGCCTCCGTAGTCGGTGCCCCGGCGGAACTGATCGCGGCCGAGAACTGA
- a CDS encoding S1C family serine protease, which translates to MKSDIDYERLYEEVIPSVVSIYAAERGPMGGAGSGFVYDRTHVVTNEHVVRGGDGVELRFSGGQWREGEVVGVDAYTDLAVVRVGGLPESAVPLSVATENPKPGRPVAALGNPMGLDGSISVGIVSGSSRSMPTSGGFAIPDVVQTDAPINPGNSGGPLVALNGRENGDSSALSYEVVGVNRAKQGDNIGFAVSPAIVSRVVPGLVADGEYRHSYLRARTLDVTPTVARANRLDEPRGVLVVDVAAGPTGGDALRGSRYSRTVRGRDVPVGGDVIVGINGRTVNSHEQLMHYLITETRPSEPVEIDVLRDGEEETLEVILGERPTPSDRRPRRRNGRGERIPID; encoded by the coding sequence ATGAAGTCAGATATCGATTACGAACGGTTGTACGAGGAGGTCATCCCCTCCGTCGTCTCCATCTACGCCGCCGAACGCGGCCCGATGGGCGGCGCGGGGTCCGGATTCGTCTACGACCGAACCCACGTCGTGACGAACGAACACGTCGTCCGCGGCGGCGACGGCGTCGAACTCCGGTTCAGCGGCGGTCAGTGGCGAGAGGGCGAGGTGGTCGGCGTCGACGCCTACACCGACCTCGCCGTCGTCCGCGTCGGCGGCCTGCCGGAGAGCGCGGTACCGCTCTCTGTCGCCACCGAGAATCCGAAGCCCGGTCGCCCCGTCGCGGCGCTCGGCAACCCGATGGGGCTCGACGGCTCTATCAGCGTCGGCATCGTCTCCGGGTCGAGTCGGTCGATGCCCACCTCCGGCGGCTTCGCCATCCCGGACGTCGTCCAGACCGACGCGCCCATCAACCCCGGAAACAGCGGCGGACCGCTCGTCGCGCTGAACGGCCGCGAGAACGGCGACTCGTCGGCGCTCTCCTACGAGGTCGTCGGCGTCAACCGCGCGAAGCAGGGCGACAACATCGGCTTCGCCGTCTCGCCGGCCATCGTCTCGCGCGTCGTGCCGGGACTCGTGGCGGACGGCGAGTACCGCCACTCCTACCTCAGAGCGCGGACGCTCGACGTGACGCCCACGGTCGCGCGGGCGAACCGACTCGACGAACCGCGCGGCGTCCTCGTCGTCGACGTGGCCGCGGGGCCAACCGGGGGCGACGCGCTCCGCGGGTCGCGTTACTCGCGGACCGTCCGCGGACGGGACGTACCGGTCGGCGGCGACGTCATCGTCGGCATCAACGGCCGCACGGTCAACTCGCACGAGCAGTTGATGCACTACCTCATCACGGAGACGCGCCCGAGCGAACCGGTCGAAATCGATGTCCTACGCGACGGCGAGGAGGAGACGTTAGAGGTGATTCTCGGCGAGCGGCCGACGCCGAGCGATAGACGCCCGCGGCGGCGCAACGGCCGCGGCGAGCGCATCCCCATCGACTGA
- a CDS encoding ABC transporter permease: protein MTATGRVRAEFGAAWNSFLRRRTAVFFTFFFPIILVLIFGALVQTQPTGGGLFAEPQAYYVPGYLATVVLFTPLSRVGSEIARHREGSRFEKLATTPLSRTEWLFAQTLVNVVIIGLAALLILALMVVVTGAEIPLSADLLLLIPFVVLGVVVFCGLGAVLGSVADSQDGVIAASNTIALPLLFLSETFVTPELLPDWFGPIVNLSPLTYFSRGVRALTYESAGLSDSVVAVNLAIVAALAVAFFAAGAYAIPRTE, encoded by the coding sequence ATGACGGCGACCGGACGGGTCCGCGCGGAGTTCGGCGCGGCGTGGAACTCCTTTCTCCGCCGGCGGACGGCGGTGTTCTTCACGTTCTTCTTCCCGATTATCCTCGTGCTCATCTTCGGCGCGCTGGTGCAGACCCAACCGACCGGCGGCGGCCTGTTCGCTGAACCGCAGGCGTACTACGTGCCGGGCTATCTGGCGACCGTCGTGCTGTTCACGCCGCTGTCGCGCGTCGGCAGCGAAATCGCCCGCCACCGCGAGGGGAGCCGCTTCGAGAAGTTGGCGACGACGCCGCTTTCGCGCACCGAGTGGCTGTTCGCGCAGACGCTCGTCAACGTCGTCATCATCGGCCTCGCGGCGCTGCTCATCCTCGCGCTGATGGTCGTCGTGACCGGCGCGGAGATTCCGCTCTCAGCTGATCTCCTGCTCCTGATTCCGTTCGTCGTCCTCGGCGTCGTCGTGTTCTGCGGCCTCGGTGCCGTACTCGGCAGCGTCGCCGACTCGCAGGACGGCGTCATCGCCGCGAGTAACACCATCGCACTTCCGCTGTTGTTCCTCTCGGAGACGTTCGTCACGCCCGAGTTGCTGCCGGACTGGTTCGGGCCGATAGTGAATCTCTCGCCGTTGACGTACTTCTCGCGCGGCGTGCGGGCGCTGACGTACGAGAGTGCCGGGTTGAGTGACTCCGTCGTCGCCGTCAACCTCGCTATCGTCGCCGCACTCGCCGTCGCCTTCTTCGCTGCCGGGGCGTACGCCATCCCGCGGACGGAGTAG
- a CDS encoding ABC transporter ATP-binding protein: MDEVLVADDVRKQYGETVALAGVSLSVGAGEVFGLIGPNGAGKTTLVRALTGTTRADGTVHVFGGDPAGADKQRVSLLPQSFSPPARLTARELVAYYGGLYDDSRDPDAVLADVGLTDAADTWYENLSGGQQRRVCVGVSLVNDPDLLFLDEPTTGIDPAGRRSLWALLDDLAAGGTTVFLTSHSMAEVERLSDRVGLLADGTLVAVGSPDSLVDEYGGENRLVVRPETSPSVAAEALSKANSKFDLAADGDELVFRDVDPAAIGPAVDALESAGVRYDALTWKQPNLEDVYLRLTGDEFGALDRPTVTGDSADTGETEDAETVDAGAPAGSGGDR; the protein is encoded by the coding sequence ATGGACGAGGTACTGGTCGCCGACGACGTGCGAAAACAGTACGGTGAGACCGTCGCGCTCGCCGGCGTCTCGCTGTCTGTCGGCGCTGGAGAGGTGTTCGGGCTCATCGGCCCGAACGGCGCGGGAAAGACGACGCTCGTCCGCGCGCTCACCGGGACGACCCGCGCGGACGGGACGGTTCACGTCTTCGGCGGCGACCCCGCCGGCGCGGACAAACAGCGCGTGAGCCTGCTCCCGCAGTCCTTTTCGCCGCCGGCGCGACTCACCGCCCGCGAACTCGTCGCCTACTACGGCGGACTGTACGACGACTCGCGGGACCCTGACGCCGTGCTGGCGGACGTCGGCCTGACCGACGCCGCCGACACGTGGTACGAGAACCTCTCGGGCGGACAGCAGCGCCGCGTCTGCGTCGGCGTCTCGCTCGTCAACGACCCCGACCTGCTCTTTCTGGACGAGCCAACGACCGGCATCGACCCCGCGGGTCGCCGGTCGCTCTGGGCGCTTCTGGACGACCTCGCGGCGGGGGGGACGACCGTCTTTCTGACGAGTCACTCGATGGCAGAGGTCGAACGGCTCTCCGACCGCGTCGGCCTGCTCGCCGACGGAACGCTCGTCGCCGTCGGCTCGCCCGACTCGCTCGTCGACGAGTACGGCGGCGAGAACCGACTCGTCGTCCGACCCGAGACGTCGCCGTCCGTGGCGGCAGAGGCGCTCTCGAAGGCGAACTCGAAGTTCGACCTCGCCGCCGACGGCGACGAACTCGTCTTCCGGGACGTCGACCCCGCGGCCATCGGCCCGGCCGTCGACGCGCTCGAATCCGCCGGCGTCCGCTACGACGCGCTGACGTGGAAACAGCCGAACCTCGAAGACGTGTACCTGCGGCTCACCGGCGACGAGTTCGGCGCGCTCGACCGACCGACCGTCACGGGGGACTCCGCCGACACCGGAGAGACCGAAGACGCCGAGACCGTCGACGCCGGCGCTCCCGCCGGCTCGGGGGGCGACCGATGA
- a CDS encoding SelT/SelW/SelH family protein: protein MTDVEIEYCVPCGYLDRAEQIQHQLLEAFGQELDSVALVTGDHGVLRVTADEEVVFDKDEGDEYDVDAIAEGVRAHLGEA, encoded by the coding sequence ATGACCGATGTCGAAATCGAGTACTGCGTCCCGTGCGGCTACCTCGACCGAGCAGAACAGATACAGCACCAGTTACTGGAGGCGTTCGGACAGGAACTCGACTCGGTGGCGCTCGTCACCGGCGACCACGGCGTGCTCCGCGTCACCGCCGACGAGGAGGTCGTCTTCGACAAGGACGAGGGCGACGAGTACGACGTCGACGCCATCGCCGAAGGCGTTCGAGCGCACCTCGGCGAGGCCTGA
- a CDS encoding Gfo/Idh/MocA family protein, producing the protein MNVVGIGLGDLGRLELRTLAALDGVNLVAGADVSPDAREAFAEEHDVPTYESYEELLDAEDADAACIVTPHTLHYEQARACLDRGVHVHLEKPMVTDLGHARDLRKRADEADLTLAVGYQRHVDWRFRKIRRLIDEGAIGELHMAVCFLEQVWISVAEGQWRGNPALSGGGQLYDSGSHLLDALLWTTRTDPVSVAAAVDDRGHDVDVNSALAVTLDRDGDRVSASVGVSGAGRSAPAPGEGLHLWGTEGRISLADDTLTVESGGEVEAEDAREPGFEELTETKLQNFVDAVRGDAELAIPATDAIRVTALTEAAYEAAETERTVAIDAFGEGEAASLDAATEAADAVEPEGDD; encoded by the coding sequence GTGAACGTCGTAGGAATCGGCCTCGGTGACCTCGGCCGCCTCGAACTTCGAACGCTCGCCGCCCTCGACGGGGTCAACCTCGTCGCCGGGGCGGACGTCTCCCCGGACGCCCGCGAGGCGTTCGCCGAGGAACACGACGTCCCGACGTACGAGTCGTACGAGGAGCTGCTCGACGCCGAGGACGCCGACGCCGCCTGTATCGTCACCCCGCACACGCTGCACTACGAACAGGCCCGCGCCTGTCTCGACCGAGGCGTCCACGTCCACCTCGAAAAGCCGATGGTGACTGACCTCGGCCACGCCCGCGACCTCCGGAAGCGAGCCGACGAGGCCGACCTCACGCTCGCGGTCGGCTACCAGCGCCACGTCGACTGGCGGTTCCGGAAGATTCGCCGCCTCATCGACGAGGGCGCGATCGGCGAGCTGCACATGGCCGTCTGCTTCCTCGAACAGGTGTGGATTTCGGTCGCCGAGGGGCAGTGGCGCGGCAACCCGGCGCTGTCGGGCGGCGGTCAACTGTACGACTCCGGGTCGCACCTGCTCGACGCGCTGCTATGGACGACCCGAACCGACCCCGTCTCCGTCGCCGCCGCCGTCGACGACCGCGGCCACGACGTGGACGTCAACAGCGCGCTGGCGGTGACGCTCGACCGCGACGGCGACCGCGTCTCCGCGAGCGTCGGCGTCTCCGGCGCGGGTCGCAGCGCCCCCGCTCCCGGCGAGGGCCTGCACCTCTGGGGCACCGAGGGCCGAATCAGCCTCGCCGACGACACGCTCACCGTCGAGTCCGGCGGCGAGGTCGAAGCCGAGGACGCCCGCGAACCGGGGTTCGAGGAGCTCACCGAGACGAAACTCCAGAACTTCGTCGACGCCGTCCGCGGCGACGCCGAACTCGCCATTCCGGCGACGGACGCCATCCGCGTGACGGCGCTCACCGAAGCGGCGTACGAGGCCGCCGAAACCGAGCGAACCGTCGCCATCGACGCGTTCGGCGAGGGGGAGGCCGCATCCCTCGACGCCGCGACCGAGGCGGCAGATGCCGTCGAACCCGAAGGTGACGACTGA